Genomic DNA from Acuticoccus sp. MNP-M23:
CCCGCAGTCTCCCGCGGGGGCGCAAAAGCTCAAACCACAGTCAGCCGCACGTCCACATTCCCGCGCGTCGCGTTGGAATAGGGGCAGACCTGATGGGCGGCTTCGACCAGCTTTTCCGCGTCTGCCTTGTCGACGCCGGGCAGGCTGATTTCCAGCGCGACATCAATGCCGAAACCGCCTTCGGAGCGGGGGCCGATGCCGACGTCACCCTTCACGGACGCATCGTCGGGCACCTTCACGTAATCGCCGCTGGCGGAAACCGCCTTCATGGCGCCGAGGAAGCAGGCCGAGTAGCCGGCCGCAAACAGCGCTTCGGGGTTGGTGCCGGAGCCACCGGACCCGCCCAGCTCCGTGGGGGTGGACAGCTTGACGTCGACAACGCCGTCGGCGCTTTTCGCGTGGCCTTCGCGCCCGCCGGTGGCGGTTGCGGTGGTGCGGTATTTCACATCAGTCGGCATGGAGCCTCCTTCTTTCGCAAGGTGCGCCGCGGCGGCCTTCATGGCATGCCGCAGCAGGATTGCCCCTCGCGGGGACAACCCGGTCGAAACCCGCATATAGGCGTGCGCATCGCAATTGCCGCTCCTTCGGTGCAATCCGGCACCATTTGGGCGAAAATGTTTTCGGGAACGGCGTGGTCGCTCGGCGGTTAAGGGTAGGGCTAATCATTTAACAGGCAAGTTTTTCAATGGTCCCCGACTGGCTTC
This window encodes:
- a CDS encoding organic hydroperoxide resistance protein translates to MPTDVKYRTTATATGGREGHAKSADGVVDVKLSTPTELGGSGGSGTNPEALFAAGYSACFLGAMKAVSASGDYVKVPDDASVKGDVGIGPRSEGGFGIDVALEISLPGVDKADAEKLVEAAHQVCPYSNATRGNVDVRLTVV